One Candidatus Babeliales bacterium DNA window includes the following coding sequences:
- a CDS encoding YifB family Mg chelatase-like AAA ATPase: MIIMHAKVYSATTVGIDAHEVQVEADLSFGMIKFYIVGLPDKAINESKDRIRAAIKNSGIRLPERMITVNLAPASLKKEHILFDVPISVAILQAAKLIDLAPAFIAETMFLGELSLDGSIRSVKGVLSIAHGALKAGKKRIIIPKANTHEASLIKGIDIIGVESLPELVAYLRGELAIEPTPSSFDNVQTTLQNHLLDFDQVKGQILAKRALQIAAAGRHNILFLGPPGSGKTMLAKRFATILPPMSFDEIIETTKIYSIAGQLGKSSLMVHRPFRAPHHTISQAGLVGGGSSPRPGEISLAHNGVLFLDELTEFNRPTLEVLREPLENKKVLISRASCAVEFPANFLLVAALNPCPCGYYGDKKKKCVCTEQKISNYISKLSGPLLDRIDLHINVSAVNYEEIKSVELASMSSAQMLELVNGAVVLQERRFGAMRNAFMSSTQIEQFCKLTDGAESVVKLAFDRLGLSMRGYHKILKIARTIADLDQSEQIDRKHIQEAIMYRSLDQKLEA, encoded by the coding sequence TTGATTATTATGCACGCAAAAGTTTATTCAGCAACAACGGTCGGTATCGACGCTCACGAGGTTCAGGTAGAAGCGGATCTTTCTTTTGGTATGATCAAGTTTTATATCGTTGGTTTGCCCGACAAGGCAATTAACGAAAGCAAAGACCGTATTCGCGCTGCTATAAAAAATAGCGGCATTCGTCTGCCGGAGCGTATGATTACCGTCAATCTTGCCCCAGCCTCGCTTAAAAAAGAGCATATTCTTTTTGACGTGCCTATTTCTGTTGCCATTTTGCAAGCAGCCAAGCTGATTGACCTTGCGCCGGCATTTATTGCTGAGACCATGTTTTTGGGCGAGCTTTCACTGGATGGTTCTATTCGCTCGGTAAAAGGGGTGTTGTCGATTGCGCATGGTGCTCTTAAAGCCGGTAAGAAACGCATTATCATTCCCAAAGCAAATACGCATGAAGCAAGTTTAATTAAAGGTATCGATATTATTGGCGTTGAATCGTTGCCAGAGCTGGTTGCGTACTTGCGCGGCGAGCTCGCTATTGAACCGACGCCGTCGTCGTTTGACAATGTTCAAACAACGTTGCAAAACCATCTGCTTGATTTTGATCAAGTTAAAGGGCAAATTTTAGCCAAACGTGCTTTGCAAATTGCGGCAGCTGGTAGGCATAATATTTTATTTCTTGGGCCGCCTGGCTCTGGTAAAACAATGTTAGCCAAGCGCTTTGCTACCATTTTGCCGCCGATGTCGTTTGATGAAATTATTGAAACTACAAAAATTTATTCCATTGCTGGTCAGCTGGGCAAAAGTTCATTGATGGTGCATCGACCATTTCGTGCGCCGCATCATACCATTTCGCAGGCTGGCTTGGTTGGTGGCGGCTCAAGCCCGCGACCTGGCGAAATTAGTTTGGCACACAACGGTGTTTTATTTTTGGACGAGTTGACAGAGTTTAACAGGCCAACGCTTGAAGTGTTGCGTGAGCCGTTGGAAAATAAAAAAGTGCTTATTTCGCGTGCCAGTTGCGCGGTTGAGTTCCCTGCCAACTTTTTGTTGGTGGCAGCCCTTAACCCGTGCCCGTGTGGGTATTATGGCGACAAGAAAAAGAAATGTGTGTGCACTGAGCAAAAAATTTCAAATTATATCAGCAAGCTTTCTGGCCCGTTGTTGGACCGTATCGATTTGCATATCAACGTTTCTGCGGTAAATTATGAAGAGATTAAGAGCGTTGAGCTTGCAAGCATGAGCTCTGCTCAAATGTTGGAGCTGGTTAATGGCGCGGTTGTGTTGCAAGAGCGTCGCTTTGGTGCCATGCGCAATGCGTTTATGAGTTCAACACAAATCGAGCAGTTTTGTAAGTTGACTGATGGTGCAGAAAGTGTAGTTAAGCTGGCTTTTGACCGTTTGGGCTTGAGCATGCGTGGGTATCATAAAATTTTAAAAATAGCGCGTACTATTGCCGACTTGGACCAAAGCGAGCAGATTGACCGCAAGCATATTCAAGAGGCAATTATGTATCGCTCATTGGACCAAAAGCTAGAAGCATGA
- a CDS encoding 4'-phosphopantetheinyl transferase superfamily protein, translating into MIVGVGTDIAQVARFNAWLSFSREQLSKIFSDSELSECGFARLSAHDQAQKLAVRFAAKEAFFKALSAALVQLGFTETTFSFLFLCKQVQVIKQTWEIPQLCVDWQAFERKIGKQLPKFTIHLSLAHERLHVVAFVVLVKEC; encoded by the coding sequence ATGATTGTTGGTGTTGGTACTGATATTGCCCAAGTTGCGCGCTTTAACGCGTGGCTTTCTTTTTCTCGTGAACAACTTTCTAAAATATTTTCAGACTCTGAGCTGAGTGAATGCGGTTTTGCACGTTTGTCTGCTCATGATCAAGCGCAAAAACTGGCGGTGCGCTTTGCCGCCAAAGAGGCTTTTTTTAAAGCGCTGAGTGCAGCACTGGTGCAGCTGGGCTTTACTGAGACGACCTTTTCGTTTTTATTTTTATGCAAGCAGGTGCAGGTTATTAAGCAAACGTGGGAGATTCCGCAGCTTTGTGTAGACTGGCAAGCATTTGAACGCAAAATTGGCAAGCAGCTGCCAAAGTTTACTATTCATCTTTCTTTGGCGCATGAACGATTACATGTTGTCGCTTTTGTGGTATTAGTTAAAGAATGTTAA
- a CDS encoding ankyrin repeat domain-containing protein, translating into MQRLLIIFLLLCGFSSVQGMVKSPTGFFEQESSGHCFNECGPVDESSSDDTSYWSHSSRWASSSDDWSDVESFGTSSEDDEDSEISSSRSLCCLLKRVASRTPSPLEEQDPLMQAVRDNDYQKVRLLCLSGANINIQGINGTPLHEAIRLKNNKIVLQLLLFGAHVEDNANPKRKTPLHVAVESNNDYAVEQLFYARVNVRLADSDGRTPGHLVQMGYSSKKIVRLFEVNHGFVE; encoded by the coding sequence ATGCAGCGATTACTAATAATTTTTCTTTTATTGTGTGGGTTTTCAAGTGTGCAGGGTATGGTAAAAAGTCCAACAGGCTTCTTTGAACAAGAATCTTCTGGGCATTGTTTTAATGAGTGCGGGCCTGTTGATGAGTCAAGTTCTGATGATACAAGTTATTGGAGCCATAGTTCGCGTTGGGCTAGCTCAAGTGATGATTGGAGTGATGTAGAATCTTTTGGTACAAGTTCAGAAGATGATGAAGATTCAGAAATAAGCTCTTCGCGAAGCCTTTGCTGCCTTTTAAAAAGAGTTGCTTCGCGCACTCCTTCGCCGCTTGAAGAACAAGATCCTTTAATGCAGGCAGTTCGTGATAACGATTATCAGAAAGTTCGATTGTTGTGTTTGTCTGGAGCAAATATTAACATTCAGGGAATCAATGGTACGCCGTTGCATGAGGCTATTCGTCTTAAAAATAATAAGATTGTTCTTCAGCTTCTTTTGTTTGGTGCTCATGTAGAAGATAATGCTAATCCAAAGCGCAAAACACCCCTGCACGTTGCTGTTGAATCTAATAATGACTATGCGGTAGAGCAGCTGTTTTATGCGCGTGTCAATGTCCGCCTTGCCGATAGTGATGGGCGTACGCCTGGGCATTTAGTTCAGATGGGTTATTCTAGCAAAAAAATAGTGAGATTGTTTGAAGTTAATCATGGCTTTGTAGAGTAA
- a CDS encoding RNA-binding protein: MNNRKLFVGNVGYSVTENELRDLFAQVGNVESVNIVKDKFTGNSRGFAFVEMSSSDEARQAVQDLNNKDVGGRSLKVSEARSRENRDSNGNGNRGGFSRR, from the coding sequence ATGAATAATCGCAAATTGTTCGTTGGTAACGTTGGTTACTCAGTTACAGAAAATGAATTGAGAGACTTGTTTGCACAAGTTGGCAACGTTGAGTCCGTAAACATCGTTAAAGACAAATTCACAGGCAACTCCAGAGGTTTTGCATTTGTTGAAATGTCTTCATCCGACGAAGCAAGACAAGCTGTTCAAGATTTGAACAACAAAGACGTTGGTGGACGTTCACTTAAAGTAAGTGAAGCAAGATCCCGTGAAAACCGTGACAGCAATGGCAACGGTAACCGCGGTGGTTTCTCACGTCGCTAA
- a CDS encoding ankyrin repeat domain-containing protein yields the protein MKKLFIFFTVLSLSFNLSAMQRSPKNFDWAAFLDTPTESSSSSRQPSAEPAPSFGGMRRADKDFDWASFRGQAPESSSSSMIVSEQLPVSASFVPSSLPVAVSKEWEQSALHNLKFDDSDCFLEQRVGQLPNFGASSQPSTSSSLSSQYIMPNLDDLEIEMPSPVLSPCRLRTPSPGTNSILSKFSRRSPNSSRSPSPLPFLRTATPFTPGSSSPSSLSSGKSSPDSGEIECMSLHEAIFCSKNDLVVQFIQKSADPNELDALTGKTPLHVAVEADNVYAISILLAAGANTNLMDKNGYTPAHLAEVLENPDIIALFPKPAVTVPSTSSKQRSKNSNKHSKKRSKKRSAKS from the coding sequence ATGAAGAAATTATTTATATTTTTTACCGTGTTATCTTTATCGTTCAATCTTAGTGCTATGCAACGAAGCCCTAAGAATTTTGATTGGGCTGCTTTTCTTGATACGCCTACTGAATCGTCATCTTCATCACGTCAACCATCGGCTGAACCAGCACCTTCCTTTGGGGGTATGAGGCGAGCGGATAAAGATTTTGATTGGGCTAGTTTTCGTGGCCAAGCTCCTGAATCGTCATCATCTTCGATGATTGTTTCTGAGCAATTGCCCGTTTCTGCATCGTTTGTGCCAAGTAGTTTACCCGTTGCTGTCAGCAAGGAATGGGAGCAATCAGCTTTACATAATCTAAAGTTTGATGATTCTGATTGTTTTTTGGAGCAAAGAGTAGGTCAATTACCAAATTTTGGTGCAAGCAGTCAACCATCAACATCGTCGTCGTTAAGTAGTCAATACATTATGCCAAATTTAGACGATCTTGAGATTGAGATGCCCAGCCCTGTTTTGAGTCCTTGTAGATTGCGAACTCCTTCTCCTGGTACAAACTCAATATTGAGCAAGTTTTCTCGTAGGTCGCCAAATTCTTCTCGATCACCATCGCCATTGCCGTTTTTGAGAACAGCAACGCCGTTTACTCCTGGTTCCTCATCGCCATCTTCTTTGTCTTCTGGTAAAAGTTCGCCAGATTCAGGAGAGATAGAGTGTATGTCGTTGCATGAAGCTATTTTTTGTAGCAAGAATGATTTGGTAGTGCAATTTATTCAAAAAAGTGCTGATCCGAATGAGTTAGATGCTTTGACCGGAAAAACGCCATTGCATGTTGCAGTAGAAGCTGATAATGTCTATGCGATTAGTATATTGCTTGCAGCTGGAGCTAATACAAATCTTATGGACAAGAATGGCTATACACCTGCCCATTTGGCAGAAGTTCTTGAGAACCCAGACATTATTGCATTGTTTCCAAAACCTGCGGTAACGGTTCCTAGTACAAGTTCTAAGCAGCGTTCTAAAAACTCTAACAAGCATTCAAAAAAACGTTCTAAGAAGCGTTCAGCAAAATCCTAA